In Fibrobacter sp. UWB10, a single window of DNA contains:
- a CDS encoding biopolymer transporter ExbD has protein sequence MKRSRGKELKQEMNLTNMIDIVFAILIVFIISAPLMSQGVKVDLPKAEAPTMEQEKLLKVSITQNEELYIADMMVDFASFNNVFKSLWNGEMAVVINADESVNYGLVMKVVTQVQKLGVTKLGFLTMNPKEKPGK, from the coding sequence GTGAAGCGCAGTCGCGGTAAAGAACTTAAGCAGGAAATGAACCTCACGAACATGATTGATATCGTGTTCGCCATTCTGATTGTGTTCATTATTTCTGCGCCTCTCATGAGCCAAGGTGTCAAGGTGGACCTGCCTAAGGCAGAAGCCCCGACCATGGAACAAGAGAAGCTCTTGAAGGTTTCTATCACACAAAACGAGGAACTCTACATTGCTGACATGATGGTCGACTTTGCGAGTTTCAACAACGTGTTCAAGTCGCTCTGGAACGGCGAGATGGCGGTGGTCATCAATGCCGATGAGTCTGTGAACTATGGCCTTGTGATGAAAGTGGTGACCCAGGTGCAAAAGCTCGGGGTGACCAAGCTCGGATTCCTGACGATGAATCCCAAGGAAAAACCGGGGAAGTAG
- a CDS encoding energy transducer TonB yields the protein MSEERNIQYFSSQDDGTMVKIIVCAVVFHLLVAGICIAFHFVNFKHEPEPIPVFEMVQVNQPVQPRPKPPRPKPVEPKPEQPKPIEPKPEPKPKVDQQLPPEPKVEEKPPEPEPVEEPQPEPEPEPEPQDDFEVDDLDLPTAVEAPSLNPVGSVDMDPLMQVYLERLKQIIMSNFNPPSNLNVRRDVKTTVQFTVDRFGGITAITLKRSSGNKTWDHLSVRAVQISKVPELPPNFRAPSLVLHFNFTPN from the coding sequence GTGAGCGAAGAAAGAAACATCCAATACTTCTCGTCGCAAGATGATGGAACGATGGTGAAAATCATCGTGTGCGCTGTAGTATTCCACTTGCTCGTTGCGGGAATTTGCATCGCTTTCCATTTTGTGAACTTTAAGCATGAACCGGAACCGATTCCGGTGTTTGAAATGGTGCAGGTTAACCAGCCGGTGCAGCCGCGTCCGAAACCGCCACGCCCGAAGCCGGTAGAACCTAAGCCAGAACAGCCCAAGCCGATTGAGCCTAAGCCCGAACCGAAGCCGAAGGTGGACCAGCAGTTGCCGCCTGAACCTAAGGTCGAAGAAAAACCGCCCGAACCGGAGCCGGTGGAAGAACCCCAGCCGGAACCAGAACCGGAGCCGGAACCGCAGGATGATTTTGAAGTAGACGATCTGGATTTGCCGACGGCTGTCGAAGCCCCGAGCTTGAATCCGGTGGGATCCGTGGATATGGACCCGCTTATGCAAGTTTATCTGGAACGTTTAAAACAAATTATCATGAGTAATTTCAATCCGCCTTCGAACTTGAACGTGCGTCGCGATGTAAAGACCACGGTGCAGTTTACGGTGGACCGCTTTGGCGGTATTACAGCGATTACCCTCAAGCGTAGTTCTGGAAATAAGACTTGGGATCATTTGTCAGTTCGTGCAGTACAAATTTCTAAGGTTCCGGAGCTTCCGCCTAACTTTAGAGCCCCTTCGTTGGTTCTTCACTTTAATTTCACGCCAAATTAA
- a CDS encoding translocation protein TolB, translating into MRFLASVAAFALAMLPVTSHATIDTIAVDVGISVFKTMPIGVVPFAEKKSIDWIEEKPHLIVTRDANLSGRFDVVSSDKFDLPLFSKTHAKHYITGKVTPVGKLLKVECFLYASQTKDVMLGESYTVEQKDMRRALHQFFDQVIYRLWGERGVASTKLAYVSKIDGVKQVVVSDYDGFHRSQITRDTTISMMPVWMKGNAGLYYVNFKTHRPKLYSKTFGGVERSVFPQLEQTYSPAVNPKTGELLFSSTVDGKTDLYIGDPSTGRAKKFAYLKSNQTSPAWSPYASEVLFTSDRGGGPQIFAMGKDGSDLRRVTFMGRYNERASWSPEGDRIAYTSMDAGHMNIYTCALDGSDIVQLTSNAGNNEHPTWSPDGKLIAFASNRSGSYQIYIMRKDGSNVTRITNSGENTSPTWSFFYDDFKQPTKGR; encoded by the coding sequence ATGAGATTTCTTGCAAGCGTCGCTGCCTTTGCGCTGGCCATGCTGCCGGTGACATCGCATGCGACCATCGATACGATTGCCGTAGATGTGGGTATTTCTGTCTTTAAGACGATGCCCATTGGCGTTGTTCCTTTTGCAGAAAAGAAGTCCATTGACTGGATCGAAGAAAAACCGCATTTGATTGTGACCCGTGATGCAAATCTTTCGGGCCGTTTCGACGTTGTTTCCTCGGACAAATTCGACCTGCCTTTGTTCAGCAAGACTCATGCCAAGCATTACATTACGGGTAAGGTGACTCCTGTCGGTAAGTTGCTGAAGGTGGAATGTTTCTTGTATGCATCGCAGACCAAAGACGTGATGCTTGGTGAATCTTATACGGTGGAACAGAAGGATATGCGCCGTGCCTTGCACCAGTTTTTTGACCAGGTGATTTACCGCCTGTGGGGTGAACGCGGTGTGGCATCGACCAAGCTTGCCTATGTTTCCAAGATTGACGGCGTTAAGCAGGTGGTGGTTTCTGATTACGATGGATTCCATCGCAGCCAGATTACCCGCGACACGACCATTAGCATGATGCCTGTTTGGATGAAGGGTAATGCTGGCCTTTACTATGTGAATTTCAAGACGCACCGTCCGAAGCTTTATTCCAAGACTTTTGGCGGCGTTGAAAGATCGGTGTTCCCGCAGTTGGAACAGACCTATAGCCCGGCTGTAAACCCGAAGACGGGTGAACTTTTGTTCTCGAGCACGGTTGACGGCAAGACGGATTTGTACATCGGTGATCCTTCTACGGGTAGGGCTAAAAAGTTTGCTTACCTCAAGTCGAACCAAACTAGCCCGGCATGGAGCCCGTACGCATCGGAAGTGCTCTTTACGAGTGATCGTGGCGGTGGCCCGCAGATTTTTGCAATGGGTAAGGATGGTTCCGATTTGCGCCGCGTGACCTTTATGGGCCGCTATAACGAACGTGCCAGTTGGTCGCCCGAAGGTGACCGCATTGCCTATACTTCGATGGATGCTGGCCACATGAACATTTATACCTGCGCTCTCGATGGTTCTGACATTGTGCAGCTCACGAGCAACGCCGGCAACAACGAACACCCCACTTGGTCGCCTGATGGCAAGCTGATTGCTTTTGCTAGCAACCGTAGCGGTTCGTATCAGATCTACATTATGAGAAAAGACGGCTCGAACGTGACCCGTATTACCAATTCCGGTGAAAACACTTCGCCCACGTGGTCTTTTTTCTACGACGATTTTAAACAACCAACAAAAGGAAGGTAA
- a CDS encoding OmpA family protein, translating into MKNFVKLAVVASAAALCLVACAKQQQPQTEPEAAPAPAAVAPAAEPNADSLAAEQARLEAERLAAERARLEAERARLEALINQIMSEDVYFDFDRSELTEKAKELLAQVGELLIKEERFTITIEGHTDARGTEDYNFTLGAKRAMKVKEFLVAYGIDAKRMESVSYGKEAPKVEGSTEEAYSQNRRANFRVNIKE; encoded by the coding sequence ATGAAGAACTTCGTGAAACTCGCTGTCGTGGCATCTGCCGCAGCTCTCTGCCTTGTCGCTTGCGCCAAGCAGCAGCAACCCCAGACTGAACCGGAAGCCGCTCCGGCTCCTGCCGCTGTCGCTCCGGCTGCTGAACCGAATGCAGATTCTCTGGCTGCTGAACAGGCTCGCCTCGAAGCTGAACGCCTGGCTGCTGAACGTGCTCGCTTGGAAGCCGAACGCGCCCGCCTCGAAGCTTTGATCAACCAGATCATGAGCGAAGACGTTTACTTTGACTTTGACCGTTCTGAACTCACCGAAAAGGCTAAGGAACTCTTGGCTCAGGTGGGCGAACTCCTGATTAAGGAAGAACGCTTCACGATTACGATTGAAGGCCACACCGATGCTCGCGGTACTGAAGACTACAACTTCACTCTCGGTGCAAAGCGTGCCATGAAGGTGAAGGAATTCCTCGTTGCTTACGGCATTGACGCCAAGCGCATGGAATCGGTCAGCTACGGTAAGGAAGCTCCGAAGGTTGAAGGTTCGACCGAAGAAGCTTACTCCCAGAACCGTCGCGCCAACTTCCGCGTGAACATCAAGGAATAA
- a CDS encoding tetratricopeptide repeat protein yields MKNKKLNIVFPLLMVAALTGCSQMTVLRTKEIKAVGAEVQANLDSVVQSLKAQNDSLRAELAAADLAQKRMQAEITMLSRRVGDESERNDSRQEEIIYRLDMLLGKSDKILAKKVVVSGAPTAPVSMDSLEREAEKLVEAEAMFNTARSDYHRGEFKLAYSGFKQVYEQMKEGELAENSLYWMALCLIDVAQIDKAKKVFARMSEAFPDGQKTCPALFKLSTLYGEECDINKQKQYLQKILSTKSCEKSAEFEQAAEMLQEILEKEDKKSAGEPVERCVPVVREPVKPTSRKSTTNNASEPTASATAESTEAAL; encoded by the coding sequence ATGAAAAACAAAAAATTGAACATCGTATTTCCCTTGCTTATGGTAGCAGCCCTTACGGGTTGTAGCCAGATGACTGTGCTCCGTACTAAGGAAATAAAGGCTGTCGGCGCTGAAGTTCAGGCCAACCTTGATTCTGTAGTACAGAGCTTAAAGGCTCAAAACGATTCTCTGCGTGCAGAATTGGCTGCGGCTGACCTTGCTCAGAAGCGCATGCAGGCCGAAATCACTATGCTTTCGCGCCGTGTGGGCGATGAGTCTGAACGTAACGATTCCAGGCAAGAAGAAATCATCTACCGCTTGGATATGTTGCTCGGCAAGTCCGACAAGATCTTGGCGAAGAAGGTGGTCGTGAGCGGTGCGCCTACAGCACCGGTCTCCATGGATAGCCTGGAACGCGAAGCCGAAAAGTTGGTTGAAGCCGAAGCGATGTTCAATACGGCCCGCTCCGATTACCATCGCGGTGAATTCAAGCTGGCTTACAGCGGTTTCAAACAGGTTTATGAACAAATGAAAGAAGGCGAACTCGCCGAGAATTCGCTCTACTGGATGGCGCTCTGCCTGATTGATGTGGCCCAGATTGACAAGGCGAAAAAGGTCTTTGCTCGCATGTCGGAAGCCTTCCCCGACGGTCAGAAGACCTGCCCCGCATTGTTCAAACTTTCGACCCTTTATGGCGAAGAATGCGACATCAACAAGCAAAAGCAGTACCTGCAGAAGATTCTTTCTACCAAGTCTTGCGAAAAGTCTGCCGAATTCGAACAGGCAGCCGAAATGTTGCAGGAAATCTTGGAAAAAGAAGACAAGAAATCTGCCGGTGAACCCGTGGAAAGATGCGTGCCTGTGGTTCGTGAACCGGTCAAGCCGACCTCCCGCAAGTCTACAACCAATAACGCTTCTGAACCGACTGCTAGCGCAACCGCTGAATCGACAGAAGCCGCGCTGTAA
- the tnpA gene encoding IS200/IS605 family transposase, translated as MENIQTLAHTSWNCKYHIVFAPKFRRKVFYGEKRQEIGKILRTLCEWKKITIVEAEVCPDHVHMLLEIPPKFAVSSVVGFLKGKSSVQLYERFPELKFKYKNREFWCRGYYVDTAGKNAVKIANYIRHQLDEDRLGEQLTMMGKL; from the coding sequence ATGGAAAATATACAAACATTAGCTCATACGAGTTGGAATTGCAAATACCACATAGTTTTCGCTCCGAAATTCAGGAGGAAAGTCTTTTACGGAGAGAAACGCCAAGAAATCGGGAAAATCCTCCGGACGCTGTGTGAATGGAAGAAAATCACGATAGTTGAGGCGGAGGTGTGTCCGGATCATGTCCACATGTTGCTCGAAATACCACCCAAGTTCGCCGTGTCCAGCGTGGTTGGCTTCTTGAAAGGGAAAAGCAGTGTGCAGTTGTACGAACGGTTTCCCGAATTAAAGTTCAAATACAAGAACAGGGAGTTTTGGTGTCGAGGTTACTATGTTGACACGGCTGGAAAAAATGCAGTTAAGATAGCGAATTATATTCGACATCAACTGGATGAAGACCGGCTTGGGGAGCAATTGACCATGATGGGTAAACTGTAG
- the murA gene encoding UDP-N-acetylglucosamine 1-carboxyvinyltransferase, which translates to MYQFIVPQVKKPLDGEVEISGAKNAVLAVMAAALLADGVSEITNVPHLKDMKTMSDVLRVIGCHIGGEAHTLRIDTRGADHLEAPYELVKTMRASFYVLGPLVARFGRCRVSLPGGCAWGPRPVDLHLKGLEALGAKITVTHGYVEATCDGRLPGGTFHFPISSVGATVNVLMAATLAKGTSVLQNAALEPEIDNLVDYLIGMGAKIQGRGTRTLTVQGVEALRPGNGVTIPDRIEAGTYLCGAAITRGRVKVTKIIPEHIASTLDAFRDMNCKVSVGPDWAEVDARNVELKPITIQTLPFPGYPTDMQAPLMATLLSVPGNSVIQDTVYNDRFKHVAEMERLGANITLSGNTATIKGGLPLEGADVMGSDLRASAALVLAALIAEGETKISRIYHLDRGYEDFEAKMAKLGAQVNRVVIDADEP; encoded by the coding sequence ATGTACCAGTTTATTGTACCTCAGGTTAAAAAGCCGCTCGACGGCGAAGTTGAAATTTCCGGCGCCAAGAACGCAGTCCTTGCCGTAATGGCAGCAGCCCTCTTGGCCGACGGCGTCTCCGAAATCACGAACGTCCCGCACCTCAAAGACATGAAGACCATGTCCGATGTGCTGCGCGTAATCGGTTGCCACATCGGTGGCGAAGCCCACACCTTAAGAATCGACACCCGTGGTGCCGACCATCTGGAAGCCCCTTACGAACTCGTAAAGACCATGCGCGCAAGCTTCTATGTGCTCGGTCCTCTGGTAGCACGCTTTGGCCGCTGCCGCGTGTCTCTCCCGGGCGGTTGCGCTTGGGGCCCGCGCCCTGTGGACTTGCACCTGAAAGGCCTCGAAGCCCTGGGCGCGAAGATTACCGTGACTCACGGCTACGTAGAAGCCACTTGCGACGGACGCCTCCCCGGCGGTACATTCCATTTCCCGATTTCGAGCGTAGGCGCCACGGTGAACGTGCTGATGGCCGCAACGCTTGCCAAGGGCACAAGCGTGTTGCAAAATGCAGCCCTCGAACCAGAAATCGATAACCTCGTCGATTACCTCATCGGTATGGGCGCCAAGATTCAGGGTCGCGGCACGCGCACCCTTACGGTGCAGGGCGTAGAAGCTCTACGCCCGGGTAATGGCGTCACCATTCCCGACCGTATCGAAGCAGGCACCTACCTTTGTGGAGCCGCCATTACGCGTGGCCGCGTCAAGGTCACCAAGATTATTCCCGAACACATCGCATCGACCCTCGATGCCTTCCGCGACATGAACTGTAAAGTGTCCGTCGGCCCCGACTGGGCCGAAGTCGACGCCCGCAATGTGGAACTCAAGCCGATTACGATTCAGACACTCCCGTTCCCGGGCTACCCCACCGATATGCAGGCGCCCCTCATGGCGACACTTCTGTCGGTTCCGGGCAACAGCGTGATTCAAGATACCGTCTACAATGACCGCTTTAAGCATGTGGCCGAAATGGAACGCTTGGGTGCAAACATTACGCTCAGCGGCAACACCGCCACCATCAAGGGCGGGCTTCCGCTGGAAGGCGCCGACGTGATGGGCTCCGACCTGCGTGCAAGCGCAGCCCTCGTGCTCGCCGCGTTAATCGCAGAAGGCGAAACCAAGATCAGCCGCATTTACCACCTGGACCGCGGTTACGAAGATTTCGAAGCCAAGATGGCTAAGCTCGGCGCCCAAGTCAACCGAGTTGTCATCGACGCCGACGAACCGTAG
- a CDS encoding RDD family protein translates to MIWYYIDETVTDGERRKGPFNIDEIRDFVKDGTIKDETLVWHSGMEAWVAWKDTEEAKEVPLSEEEQIKAALEAIIAEHNKSKHYAGFFVRAIAYFIDNVILSATGVLILMIMSAVQAIDLNTLADAMNAYISNPTSEEALNKVIDVPGTHLFLIIWGVIQAVYFIAFTAIKSATPGKMLVKIHVEVAHGEPMSWVSAALRFIASLITQCTLMFYGLGYLIVFIDPKRRALHDHIARTRVVHDMIRRETKDERKKNN, encoded by the coding sequence ATGATTTGGTACTACATAGATGAAACCGTAACAGACGGTGAACGACGCAAGGGTCCCTTTAATATCGACGAAATCAGGGACTTTGTAAAAGACGGCACAATAAAAGACGAAACCTTAGTGTGGCATTCGGGCATGGAAGCCTGGGTCGCTTGGAAAGATACCGAAGAAGCCAAAGAAGTTCCGCTTTCCGAAGAAGAACAGATCAAGGCCGCACTCGAAGCAATCATTGCCGAGCACAACAAAAGCAAGCATTACGCCGGATTCTTTGTCCGTGCCATCGCCTACTTTATCGACAATGTTATTTTGTCTGCAACAGGCGTTTTGATTTTGATGATCATGAGCGCCGTTCAGGCGATTGACCTGAACACCCTTGCCGACGCCATGAACGCCTACATTAGCAATCCCACCTCCGAAGAGGCCTTGAACAAGGTGATTGACGTTCCCGGCACGCACCTGTTCCTGATTATTTGGGGCGTGATTCAGGCCGTTTACTTTATCGCATTTACCGCCATCAAGTCAGCAACCCCCGGCAAAATGCTCGTGAAAATTCATGTCGAAGTCGCCCACGGTGAACCCATGAGCTGGGTGAGCGCCGCACTCCGCTTTATCGCAAGCCTGATTACGCAATGCACGCTCATGTTCTACGGCCTTGGCTACCTGATTGTCTTTATCGACCCCAAGCGCCGCGCCCTCCACGACCACATCGCCCGCACAAGAGTTGTGCACGATATGATTAGACGAGAGACGAAAGACGAAAGAAAAAAGAATAATTAA
- the rapA gene encoding RNA polymerase-associated protein RapA: MMNFKIGQRYVSQSEPTLGLGIVTEVQDRIVKISFPAVSDVRCYRSMGAPVDRFELSVGDTAKSEKGMSFTVESVKEVDGLLVYTGRAGRQMKESELSGKISIARPADLFKALMENRVSNSVQFGRRESAMELSCKWISSPVRGMIGPRTSMIPHQYYLCQRACDSSTLPRLMLSDEVGLGKTIEAGMIWHALKARGRLTRTLIIVPETLKHQWLVEMKRRFNHLFTLVDEGYIKGLFVNDDDDRPNPFTIANDIICSIDFLIKQPALIEDLLKTTWDMVIIDEAHHLVCEDGFTSHEYLLANAVIQRSKGVLLLTGTPLQFHPESQFNRLKMLDPVRFADYNSFIKDQDAYRKLVNELSKLPTDPGQTMSWDDLNECVPKKSIIRPWLEQESAKSMPADEWIRRIVDAVGTGSVVFRNTRKGVGGFPKRVLDEIPLEPNKNYRDMVNVAAENDLDMSTDIQENGLLCTSYSDAWALDERYVWLKGFLKEHANDKVLLICESIQVVQALETLLNEYMGEGAFSMFHENMTIMARDKAAANFSRENGANLLIASEIGSEGRNFQFAHHLILFDLPLDAALVEQRIGRLDRIGQTENIIIHVPYVKGSGQEVMFRWYHNGLNAFGTPMMSGGELFLKYTDELIAALAEPQALLQNFVDTVIPQVKKDCDTMRKNIEKGRDRLLEFNSRNPAKAKEITDAILKIDADKDLETLVFSSLMDRGLEIEKSKIKGCYIISMGTQVESGSIPGMPESVGMAGAGGGGRVTQAVGNFEESSGGGDEDARFCDTSSLTVTFDRNVAMVHDEVDFVSLEHPLSQGVIDFETSLDNGAVACNIWQNSGMRGLVMQYNFAVDFSVAEEWGVSDLAGPRYISVLVNPTGEDLTEKVPELKTANFKDVPVPQGNAAVNMTLKYFGKEGLAIARRIVSAKAKEIAEVAAAAVEARAEQEYQRMNHLLSMRGKAGNNTQLQQLRKNAQEWKKVISNPQLRLDAIRLLVCR; encoded by the coding sequence ATGATGAATTTCAAGATTGGCCAACGCTATGTAAGTCAATCGGAACCTACTCTCGGGCTTGGTATAGTCACCGAGGTGCAAGACCGTATTGTTAAGATTTCTTTCCCCGCTGTAAGTGATGTCCGTTGCTACCGTTCCATGGGTGCCCCTGTGGACCGCTTTGAACTTTCGGTGGGTGATACCGCCAAGAGCGAAAAGGGTATGTCTTTTACCGTGGAATCGGTGAAAGAAGTGGACGGCTTGTTGGTTTATACGGGCCGCGCCGGCAGACAGATGAAGGAATCTGAACTGAGCGGCAAGATTTCGATTGCGCGTCCTGCGGACTTGTTCAAGGCCCTCATGGAAAATCGCGTGTCGAACAGTGTGCAGTTCGGTCGCCGTGAATCTGCCATGGAACTTTCTTGCAAGTGGATTTCTTCGCCGGTGCGTGGCATGATTGGCCCGCGTACCTCGATGATTCCGCACCAGTATTATTTGTGCCAGCGCGCCTGCGACAGTTCGACGCTCCCGCGCTTGATGCTCTCTGACGAAGTGGGTCTCGGTAAGACGATTGAAGCCGGCATGATTTGGCATGCGCTCAAGGCTCGCGGCCGCCTGACCCGTACATTGATTATTGTGCCCGAAACGCTGAAGCACCAGTGGCTTGTGGAAATGAAGCGCCGCTTCAACCACTTGTTCACGCTGGTGGACGAAGGCTACATCAAGGGCTTGTTCGTGAACGACGACGATGACCGCCCGAATCCGTTCACGATTGCAAACGATATTATTTGCTCCATCGACTTCTTGATCAAGCAACCCGCACTGATTGAAGACTTGCTCAAGACGACTTGGGACATGGTGATTATCGACGAAGCGCATCACCTGGTTTGCGAAGACGGATTCACGAGCCACGAATATTTGTTGGCTAACGCCGTGATTCAGCGCTCGAAGGGTGTGCTCCTTTTGACGGGTACGCCGCTGCAGTTCCATCCGGAATCGCAGTTCAACCGCTTGAAGATGCTCGACCCCGTACGCTTTGCGGACTACAACAGCTTTATCAAGGACCAGGATGCCTACCGCAAACTGGTGAACGAACTTTCGAAGTTGCCGACGGACCCCGGTCAGACCATGAGCTGGGACGACTTGAACGAATGCGTGCCGAAGAAGTCGATTATCCGCCCGTGGCTTGAACAGGAAAGCGCAAAGAGCATGCCCGCCGACGAATGGATCCGCCGCATTGTGGATGCTGTGGGTACAGGCTCGGTGGTGTTCCGCAATACCCGTAAGGGTGTGGGCGGATTCCCGAAGCGCGTGCTCGACGAAATTCCGCTGGAACCGAACAAGAATTACCGCGACATGGTGAACGTGGCTGCCGAAAATGATTTGGACATGTCCACCGACATTCAGGAAAATGGTTTGCTTTGCACGAGCTATTCCGACGCTTGGGCGCTGGACGAACGCTACGTGTGGCTCAAGGGATTCTTGAAGGAACATGCCAACGATAAGGTGCTCCTGATTTGTGAATCGATTCAGGTGGTGCAGGCTCTTGAAACGCTCTTGAACGAATACATGGGCGAGGGCGCGTTCTCGATGTTCCATGAGAACATGACGATTATGGCCCGCGACAAGGCCGCTGCAAACTTCAGCAGAGAAAACGGCGCGAACCTGTTGATTGCTTCTGAAATCGGTTCCGAAGGCCGTAACTTCCAGTTTGCTCACCATTTGATTCTGTTCGACTTGCCCCTTGATGCTGCCTTGGTGGAACAGCGTATTGGCCGCTTGGACCGTATCGGTCAGACCGAAAACATCATTATTCACGTGCCGTATGTGAAGGGCTCTGGCCAGGAAGTTATGTTCCGCTGGTACCACAACGGCTTGAACGCCTTCGGTACTCCGATGATGAGCGGTGGCGAATTGTTCCTCAAGTACACCGACGAACTGATTGCCGCCTTGGCCGAACCGCAGGCATTGCTCCAGAACTTTGTGGACACGGTGATTCCGCAGGTCAAGAAAGACTGCGACACCATGCGCAAGAATATTGAAAAGGGCCGCGACCGCTTGCTGGAATTCAACTCTCGCAACCCGGCGAAGGCAAAAGAAATCACCGACGCCATCTTGAAGATTGATGCCGACAAGGACTTGGAAACCCTCGTGTTCTCGTCGCTGATGGACCGCGGTCTTGAAATCGAAAAGAGCAAGATCAAGGGCTGCTACATCATTAGCATGGGCACGCAGGTGGAATCGGGCTCAATTCCTGGCATGCCCGAAAGCGTTGGCATGGCGGGCGCCGGTGGCGGTGGCCGCGTGACGCAGGCTGTCGGAAACTTTGAAGAAAGCTCGGGCGGTGGCGACGAAGATGCTCGCTTCTGCGATACGTCTAGCTTGACCGTGACCTTTGACCGCAATGTGGCCATGGTGCACGACGAAGTGGACTTTGTGAGCTTGGAACACCCGCTTTCGCAGGGCGTGATTGACTTTGAAACCTCGCTGGACAACGGTGCTGTGGCTTGCAACATCTGGCAGAATTCCGGAATGCGCGGCCTTGTGATGCAGTACAATTTCGCGGTGGACTTCTCGGTGGCCGAAGAATGGGGCGTGTCGGACCTTGCTGGCCCGCGCTACATTAGCGTGCTTGTGAACCCGACTGGCGAAGACTTGACCGAAAAGGTTCCGGAACTGAAGACTGCAAACTTCAAGGATGTGCCTGTTCCGCAGGGCAATGCCGCTGTGAACATGACGCTCAAGTATTTCGGTAAAGAAGGCCTTGCCATCGCTCGCCGCATTGTGTCTGCCAAGGCAAAGGAAATTGCCGAAGTGGCCGCTGCCGCTGTCGAAGCCCGCGCCGAGCAGGAATACCAGCGTATGAACCATTTGCTCAGCATGCGTGGCAAGGCGGGTAATAACACCCAGTTGCAACAGCTCCGCAAGAATGCCCAAGAATGGAAAAAAGTAATTTCGAACCCGCAACTCCGCCTCGATGCAATCAGGCTTTTGGTGTGTAGGTAA
- the proB gene encoding glutamate 5-kinase, whose amino-acid sequence MSELRKNILDESRRIVVKIGSRILVDSEKGGVRTRYIQKLAGSVSRLMEAGKEVVIVTSGAVGTGMSQLGYKEKPTVLAEKQACAAVGQIDLMYAYREMFRWMQLSVGQILLSAEDFRDRNRYKNLQNTIKAMLARKIVPIINENDSLAVAEIKVGDNDKLSSDVALFLDADLLLIFTDEDGLFDDNPKKNPNARLLRFVPEITPAVLALAGKPGETGSAVSTGGMRSKLEAIRNVTKSGCNAFLASGMKVLPHEVIFENAEGTLFVGSKKKLNSRQRWLSFVTTPRGAVVVDEGGVKALREKHSSLLPVGVCAVKKHFDKGDLIEVLSQDGEAVARGVAKFDSETLKLVLRKKTAQVHELLGKDVADELIHKNDLVVF is encoded by the coding sequence ATGAGTGAATTAAGAAAGAATATTCTCGATGAATCCCGTCGCATTGTCGTAAAGATCGGCTCGCGTATTTTGGTCGACTCCGAAAAGGGCGGCGTTCGTACCCGCTATATCCAGAAGCTTGCTGGTTCTGTGTCGCGCTTGATGGAAGCCGGCAAAGAAGTTGTGATTGTGACTAGTGGTGCCGTGGGCACCGGCATGAGCCAGCTCGGCTACAAGGAAAAGCCGACGGTTCTCGCTGAAAAACAGGCCTGTGCTGCCGTGGGTCAGATTGACTTGATGTATGCCTACCGCGAAATGTTCCGCTGGATGCAGCTTTCTGTGGGTCAGATTCTTCTGTCTGCCGAAGACTTCCGCGACCGCAATCGCTACAAGAATTTGCAGAACACCATCAAGGCAATGCTAGCCCGTAAGATTGTTCCGATTATCAACGAAAACGACTCGCTCGCTGTAGCCGAAATCAAGGTGGGTGATAACGACAAGCTTTCGAGCGATGTGGCGCTGTTCCTTGATGCCGACTTGCTTTTGATTTTCACGGACGAAGACGGACTCTTCGATGATAATCCGAAGAAGAATCCGAACGCCCGTTTGCTCCGCTTTGTGCCGGAAATTACGCCTGCTGTTTTGGCCCTTGCGGGTAAGCCCGGTGAAACGGGTTCTGCCGTGAGTACCGGCGGTATGCGCAGCAAGCTCGAAGCCATCCGTAACGTGACCAAGAGCGGTTGCAATGCGTTCCTCGCCAGTGGTATGAAGGTGTTGCCGCACGAAGTGATTTTTGAAAATGCCGAAGGCACGCTCTTTGTGGGCTCCAAGAAAAAGCTCAATAGCCGTCAGCGTTGGCTCAGCTTCGTAACGACTCCGCGCGGGGCCGTGGTGGTTGACGAAGGTGGCGTGAAGGCTCTGCGCGAAAAGCATTCTAGCCTGCTCCCCGTGGGCGTTTGCGCCGTCAAGAAACACTTTGACAAGGGCGACCTGATTGAAGTCTTGAGTCAAGACGGCGAAGCCGTGGCACGCGGTGTCGCAAAGTTCGACAGCGAAACGTTAAAGCTTGTTCTCCGCAAGAAGACCGCCCAGGTTCATGAACTCTTGGGCAAGGATGTCGCCGACGAACTGATTCACAAGAACGATCTGGTCGTGTTCTAG